GTAAATTGCATCTCAATAGACACCGTTTGGCAGATTTATTTGGCATTGTCGCTTAGTCTACCAGAATGTCTAGTTCTCTTATTCCTTTATACATACTTAACACATTTGTCTTGTTCAATAGATCAAGTAGTTCAATCAtgattaaacatttattttggtTGGCTAATCATATCGTCAACACCATATCTGTTGATTCATTCATAACAGAAAAGGTATGCATGCACATTGATGTAAATGCTCAGATACAGAAATAGGCAGTATTGCATGTTGAGTTAAAATAAAAAGCCGCAGTTGAGCAAGGATAAAGTAGTGCTAAGGAAAGGTACAGAATATTTCGAATCATggttttacacaaaataatacacattttatttctgCCGACATTCCTTTTGCTACCTGACTTTACAGCCATTAATCAACGCCACTGACCATATAAGGTTGTCACCTCCCAAGGCATATCACACTAAACATGACCTGGATTTGACCTAGATATTTCATAATGGGTGTCAGCAGTGCGTTTACTCTCCAAATTAAATCATGATTTCAATTTGCAATAAAGATTTTTTAACTCATCTGACCATTCAACAAAGTtttcgcaaaatcaaaatacCGCTGTTTACATTTCGCAGTTTCCTATACCAGTGTATTGTCTGAGGTTCGGGGTTCATTGATTCCAGCAAGTTTTTGAAGTATGTTTCTTAGGTACGTAAatgaatttctgaatatttcatCGGATTCGTGGATTTCAGTGAAAACGCCAATAGAGGCCTAGCGAAAATAAACTACCCAGGAACTTTAACCTAATACAGTATTCaaactaattatataactcTAAAGAAGCAAATTTAAATTGTAACGCttgaacacaaaaataaaaaagctGTACATTATgttaaacacacacacacacacgaaATAGTTCAGAAAAAGTTGAATATTAACAATCACCAGCAAATAAGTCATACACAAGGTCACCATGTAACAAAATCACATAATCACAACATGTCAAGTTCAATCAAATAAAGACACACATTCCAACAAGTTTACGATGTAAGTTTTCTATCAAAATCTTTTCATAGTAAAGATTGTGTTTAAAATCACGTAACATTTACATACTTTTTAGAAAAGGTACATTATTAGAATTTTTGTTTATTGGATGGTCAGTGTTAGAGACGATAATAATCTCTCGGTCATCAAACGGTCACATTTTGATCTCAGTCGTATGTTGACCCTTAACTTGACCTCACAGAATGATGACCCCCAAAAGTCTCCATCATTATACATCTCAATAGCGCTCCATCTTAGCAACAGAACACCGAATAAATACAAATATCGCAACAACAAAACCATTAAAAGTAAGTTTATGTATAATCATGATGTCCTTAGGTGTTAATCATCTTCATCAGGGAAACAGGTCATAGTTCAAGGTCAGATGGTTCACAACGTCAGTGGGTAATGATGCGATTCAGTCTCTCAAACGCATGAATATTCAGAATATTGGACATCGTTTGAAAATTAATGTGTATCTATGacaatttgaataataattttaatatacaattttatacatgtatctttatacGGTAACTGCGTAATTTAAAATAAGGCCTGGCAGTTTTgagaaaatcaaaatttaatcacaaatatttgaattattagAGACCATTTTCTTACAGAAGTAATAATGGATCTGATAACAATTTTAGCAGATTTGTTATTAAGGAATTACGTAGAAATAAGTGATTACAAAAACAAGCACTGTGAGGCCCGACAGTCGTTCCGTTCAAACCGTATTTAGCAACagctttgtatttttttcaatacaaTGTCAATCGTTCTAAAGTAAATTAGTACAGTATGACTtacatagtttaaaatattcTTGTCCATATTTAGTTCACATTTACAgtcatattttcaaatagttaaagatgttccactgtcgacagagcataaacgatactcatcatttgaacaacaattggtgtttgatTGTGTATTTAACTAACATTTTGACTAATACAagcaataatataaaataattcatttacttatatttacacttgctaggcttggtcactatacgctaatactagccgattttgtttaccataactgcatggtaacattgaactttgaacttgcgtaaggaaatgttctgtgcaacgtaaaaggactacttttttaaaaaagaaacacatggctttgtttacattttgacgcatcattacgtgtatattgttgtttttcatagaattttggaaaaatgtaaacaatatatacatgttttatatttatatatgattcaaacaatttttaaattaacaatattgtataaagaaacggaaaaaatatcccgaccggggcgacgtgctttcatttttgttaaaaaatgatgggtgtcaaatgtaaacattacctctgtgcctatgttcgtcctacgatcgagcctttggggtggactggtgtgagaccctctgatagaggtcagttataaacatatcctcttgtctttgttctttgagtatttaattatgtgtattataaaacatgcaccgctaataatccacgtgttgacagttccgcgtcaccacaaatacattgtatccatcgaacacaagtgaatttgtttcatctatcgatggcgatatggatctaagcgtagattatataatcacatggctccgaaggacgtaatatcgtcaagtcagacgtcatctcaaacacattgagctacttgaaaatcggtgttttgccaacttcggcaaactaaagtgtgtaagcgtgcgtcagcttcgcctcgctgcacaataacggtcaccgagtccacacatgtggccgtgtacaaattctttatgttattacgctatatattaacttttagcaaaattgaatatatatttaaagttctgatctgattaaataaaattatctctgaaatttactttgtttgtcatttttattttacactaaaatattgaaattttttgtcgtcgcggatgaacaATTCTACCtcacgtgaagcgtcatcattcgctgttcaattgagtaagctcctcccacttttgaccgacttttattgaataattacgtcactttcaaatgacgattttattgcataaaatataaataaaaagtcgtgtgagtgtaaatatagggattggatttcgtttttatgttaaccatgcttgtatggagcaattcctctaagaatatattcaatatggggcgctaacgcgccccatataatatattcttagaggaattgctccatacaagcatggttaacataaaaacgaaatccaatccctatttggtgcatgcgcaatcactacttcatttcatatagggcatagtgcacggtgatcgggtggtgtagtggtaaagccgctcgcctttcacctagccggccggagTTCGacccccggcacggacgtgaaaaggtcacgGGTCACCTGCCctatcacgtgggttttctccgggcactccggtttcctcccacactatgACCACTCGCGCGCTTACATTCTGATCATCGACTTTGATTCAtgtaagttgtataacttgtttctcaatcgatgtaaaataaataaagttgatatagtgccacggaatttgtTCGGGACGcaattttatcttgaagtaaaattagaagctcaaacttttcaacgatgtTGTTAAAaagcaacttttgtaacagaagaaaatacTAGTTCGTCTGCTCCAGTCTTTGATAGAGAAAAACATTATTTGTCAGCGGTTGAACATATTTAATTAGCGGACAATTCTCTTAATTTTTAGCGAGTCTATGAAGATCATACATCAAGGCTCATTTCTATATGTCGCCGTGCGAGTGTTTACTTGAAAACTGACGCAAGAACGAATTAATTTTcgttatatcaataaaatacgAACTATGAATGTTTGTAATTAATATCTCGACAAACGAAACATTAGTACCCTAACAAAAGGACTTTTACGATTTTATCACTTTGTAAACAGCGAATATCTAAACTCACCGGTTTGTATGCGCTGTGTCGTCTACACTTATATGCTATAATACATAATATTATTGCAAATATGTAAATAGATCATTGAACAAACCTATTTTAGATTGATTTCCTGTGTCACTGAATCAAACAGTATTTGATGATATTTGTGTCGTCAATGTGACACAGAATGTTCCATATATGTTAGTAACATGTCCGTACAAGGTGTATTTAATTTTTCGTCATCTATGACGTGACTATATTAGATAAAACACCACGTTTGTTTTCGAGAAGCGAAGAAATATTACTCATACCTGTTATATTATAGCATAAATAACTGACCTCTACTTTAATGTCGCTGTTCATCATCGCACGAATCCTGGAAACGTTGTACACCTGCCTCACACTAATCAACATATAAATCATCTTAAAAGTTAATGGTACAACTACATACATAAACCCCGCCAGTGGCTAAGTAACGCAATGTTCATGAAATGCGAAGgattattttaatcatttttttttctcttttctacTTACACCATTTTATGGgacacattttttaaatatttgagaTTCGATTGAAAATATCGGAATCAATCCACAACTCAAATtgcaaattaaaaacatattacagAGAATTGACATCAGAATGCCTATGTATGTTTCGATAACAACAATGTTTCAAACCCACAAGTCGTTCACCGGTTAGTTGGTTCAAAAAAGTCCATAAAGCATTAAACTGTTACCAAATTACAATATACAGTCGTTATGAATACGATATAGTTGACAGATACACCGTTTGATGGTCTTATTGTATAtacttttaaagttatatgtgccgcaACTTGGTAAATATTTTGGCATGGTTTTTTccattgaaaaccataaggctTGATGATTTAAGCTCTAAGATCATTCAAATGGCCTTACAACACAGTagttatgtactgtaaaattcttggttttttatgccttatgtatgtttagatgaaacaTACCTGcaaaatcactttacaattactaataaaactttgaaaatatgaaatgaaattgaagacGACATTTCGGCTTCATAGTCTGACTGTGTACTCATTTCATTTCACtataaatgatgaaaaaatgatttatcatctcttatttgtacttgtaaaaatTAAGACTTATGCATTGAAAGTTCTGCAATTCccaaaatgttggtaaattttggtgatgaattacatatcaaaagctcatcttgattcctgagaatgaaaaatacggcacatataattttaagatatattttacaaattacaaCAACGCTACGTGCCTTGACAACCACATGCACATGGAGTTCTAACTTTAAACATAACTATTGCTTGCTAATAGGCCGCATTTAAGGATACATGAATGATGCATCCAGCCTATTCGGGTCAATGGCTGTCCAGTTTGGTACGGCCAAACTGTCATATACCTCGGTGTCAGCTTCAAGTAGACCAGCCTTTGATGTCGGCGATGATTTACGAGGTGTGACGAGATGTCGTTATGGGATAGGGTTAAACATTAAGTATAAAATATCGAATACATCAAAgctaaattatataaaacaataaataatcaatcgtaaacataaacaaataaacaagaaTGAACTATAATTTATCATAGTCACCATTCATTAGTGAAACAAACATTTCTATTATATCTTTGAATTAATCCACGGCTTGACATGCGCACTTAACTATAGTGCCTGATATTACTCTCTTtaacataataatataaatgaccAAGAAGGGAATGAATCAAAGCTGTTGTCACTGTGGAATTTTGATACCGACAATGATGCCATGCTGTGGTACTTATGTTTGTCTCTACGGAAAGTAGACCATGCTTGACGGCTACCTGTCCAATTAACGGATGAGCTGATGAGGTGTGTTTAAGACAGAGTTTCACGCTAAACCACCAGCATACCTACCTGGACATTCGACCGCATCACGTCGCCGCCATGATTCGAAGTCTGTGTGTTCTCGCCCTTGTGGCACTCTCTTTGGTTGAAGGTAAGGTATATGGTTAGATGATATTAAGATTGATTTCAAAGGTACTCCCAATTACTTATGATAACACAATGAATTGAATCAATTTTATCGGTGTTTAGCCCTTCCGTTTtacataaattttataaaattaccACTATCccaattatttgataaataaaaaatcaatttattaaatatacatataataaaaataccGTTGTAATTATTGTTCTCAATTTCAGaatgttataaaaaatgttGGATTTACggcaaaaaacttttttttttactttaatcaAGCAGATCACCCATCAATCTTCGTGAATATGCTATCGGTGGTGATATTGATGCAAACTATGTTATTGTTAAAATGGGGATATACATAACACCTTGTTAACAAGAACATCAGAATGATGAGTTTTGCAATTGGTTTAGACTTTAGAGAATTAGTTTCAGTTGATTTTTGACTTGTACATAATGCTATATCCTCATTAGATTTTTATTGTTGTGTATTTACTCGTGTACTTGCATGGCAATTACTTAACTGTCTTAAACCATATTTCCCAAACAATTCATCACTATTTTTTTCGTCGTTATACTAACAGGATATTATTTTAGACAATTACTGTAAATCACAGTAAATAATTAGCTTGACGCCTGCTATTTCTACCATTACCTTGAGGACAGGGTCAGTGTTCCTTCTGTTACGAAAAGATGATACGCCCCGTAATTACCATAGCTGTTACCATGACATTCCATTAACTAATTACTTGATTATTTTTATGTGGGATACCTATTGTATTGTAAGATAAATGTTATCTACATATTTTATCAACCTAGCATTCTTAACATTGTTGCATCGCAAATGAActtgatataaaaatatcagTACCATCTAATGAACCGTACCTTTTGCGTGACTTAAATTTGTTGAACGAGATGCCTTTGCATTTGAGGAAGAAGGCTTGCAGTGTgcttgttttatattataaatataatcatgcatataatacatatagtttatttaaattttgtgtaAAGTTGTTGACAGTTTTATcagtaatttgtttttaaaaatgtggAACTTACttactttcttttttttctttcaaggACAAGATACCTCCAGACCAGCCCAACAAGGAGGGGCCGGAGGCCTTATGATACCAATGACAGGACCCACTGACCAGCCAACACCTGCCGGCCTGTCTTCGCTACTACCTCAGCCAAGACCGTATGACATTTTCGACTGGCTTTTCAACGACTACAACTACAATAACAACGACAATGGAGTGGTAATGACTCCCAACAAAATACCAAACAACGCCCTCCCGACCAATAACAACATGATGAACAACAATGCCATGATGAACAACAATGCCATGATGAACAATGACATGCTGCTAGCCATGATGATGGGATTTgattttggattttgatttcGTATACTTTTGTTGTGATTTGTGTGTTGTAATTTTCGTCACTATTATACTATTGAATGGTATCCAACGTTTTCAGTATCTTTGCGTACTCTAGTAAACATTCACAGTCGTGTTGGACCATTAAGTTTGATCACTACTGACTCATGTCTATGGTAGGCAAAGGTATCTTCTTTTTTGTGATGGGTCAGCCCCACTCAAGACAACAGAATCCAATTGTACATCTTTCGTTTGTATCTCATCCATGtggttttgttttcttcttttttttccaataaaaCTTTTCATTTCTAACTTaactagttttgtttttatcttcGGTTAATCCGATTTAAGACAAAAATCCATTACAGATCCTTTACCGCTGACGGATAGtatgttttctctatcaaaaacaatagaagacaaataagtatttttcttcagtaaattTGTTTTACTTACTTAACATCATTATCCACAATGAAAAGATTGAGCACTATgctctatatggaatgaagtatcgATTGTGCATCCACCAAACGCAAAAGAAGTTATTTTATGTCATAGTTTGTGACATACGTTTATATAAGAAAACACCAATTCTAGTTCAAATTATAAgtatcattcatgctctgtcggcggtggagcatctttaagggaaCTTTTAAGTTCTGAGATACAGTAAACGTTGAATGAAATGTTGTTTCATCCCTTCCCTGTTACGGACTTTATctagaaatgtaaatatatccacacactatatatatatatatatatatatatatcaagtgGTCTAAAGCTTATCAACACTACTTTAATTTCTTAAAtactattttgataaaaagtgcATCATCATCTGGGTACTAGGATGAGTTATCTATATTACAATTTACAGAAATTATAAAATtccacaaaaattaaaagcaatcaaaagaaaaagaatggTGGTCGTCTAACATGTATCCTTTTGGAAAACAAATTTCAACCAAAGTGTAAAAATATTGCCTGTTAGCATAAGCTTACAGTCTATAGGCTTGAAATCTTCTGAGAAGACTTCTCTCTTAGAAGAGCGCAAATCGAATTGAGCtgtggatttccttctcaaatgggggtttTGTGACAAGGacagagtgtgaatatatgaataaaaataaacagaaaatttggCTCcgatatttccataaattgaactttttttacattgtataattaatggttactgaaacatctggctgcgccctttaaggccttgccttcagtc
The nucleotide sequence above comes from Argopecten irradians isolate NY chromosome 1, Ai_NY, whole genome shotgun sequence. Encoded proteins:
- the LOC138310076 gene encoding uncharacterized protein yields the protein MIRSLCVLALVALSLVEGQDTSRPAQQGGAGGLMIPMTGPTDQPTPAGLSSLLPQPRPYDIFDWLFNDYNYNNNDNGVVMTPNKIPNNALPTNNNMMNNNAMMNNNAMMNNDMLLAMMMGFDFGF